The window GCATTCGACGTCATCTGTATCAACACGCAAGTTCCCAAAATTCCGGGCACCTTCGACACCATGTCGAGCTTCCGACAGCTAGCAAAGCAGAATCCAGCTTTGGCGATGTCATCACTTTTCCAATTGCCGGATACGGATCAGTTGATCGCTCAAGGAGTTGGCATGTATGAGTTCCACAGCGTCGTTAGTCAACCCGTTCAGAACCACGGCATGCCGCCTACAACAGTGCCACCCATGGAGAGCCACAGCCACGAAGATAACATGGATTTCGCCAAGATCAATGAAGCGGAGCTCGATGCAATTCTTACGATGTACGACACCAATACCAATGGATACATCGACCCAAATAAGCCCCAGGGGTTCTGACTGGACATTTCACCGACGAAATGAAGAGAGCAGGATCTCCCATGGCGGATATTCCGACCGAGGGCGGGATGTCAGGAACAAAGATAACCATCGCGGATGGGTACAAGAGGACGGGAGAGCTTGGAACAAGGAAAAGGGGCGGAAGCTGATCTTTTTGATTCGTCGACGAATGGCATAAGGGAATTGGCAATTGGGCATCACTTTATTTTCTTTCACATAAAGCTGCGAGCAGAGATGGTCAACTACATCATCTTCCGGGGCTGCCGAGCATCATCACGGCAACGAGTGTTTGTTCTCGTCAACCTCAATCTCATGTACATTAATTAGTgtctccttcccccttcctcctctagATAAACCCATCAAACTTTGGCTCcgaccaaaaccaaaaaaaaaaaaaaccctaTTTCTCGCATAACCGTTGCCAAGTGTGACATGTCGTCGATTTAAGGCTCAATGATCTGCCGCTAATGCAGGTAACCATCGGCCAAGCCCTTCAGCCGCAAAAAAAAGCCCAGGGTGTGGCCCCTTGGCAAAGCCATATTTTTGGTGTAACGGTTGGTACGTGTGCACCGAACTGTTTGGTAACGGTTGGTACGTGCTCACCAAACTGTTTTTGGGGTTtgatgatttggggggggcCCTCGAAATCAAATGTCACAAGGAAGATAGATGACTAGGAAGTGCGGGCATGGCATAAGTGAATCCGACggtgtaaaaaaaaaaaaaaaaatgtgtGGGAGACATGTTCCCAATTGCAGGTGGCAAGACATGCCAGCTCCAGCGTTTTCCTCTCAATCCCTCGCTGCATTCCTTCAACATGGGAACCACCCAACTTGAGCTGGCTGCACCAaaggggaaggtgagggtcTAGGTGGGTTCTGTTGGTTCACGCTGTGATGGGTGGGGCTACTTTTCTCATCAATATTTTTTTGGCATTTGTGCTCCGGGGAAGAAACCAGAGGGTtctggctggtgatgatgggggggagcAACGAGCGCGCGGACCCTCACTGGCTAGGAAAatgtggggaggttgggggggccAACTGGTGATGAGGTCAAAAAGCGGGTGGCTGGGGAGAGTATTCACCTGGCTTCCATCGCAAGAGCAAAAGTGAGGAAGGAACGAAATAGGCAGATGGGAATGACCTCAGCTTGCCCAATGtgggccatcaaggttcacAGGTGGCGAACCAGACACGACGGCGTCAAGCAGCGACCTCACCTGCTCACGGTGGGTCATCAGCAACTTTTGCTCTGGTCGACCAGGTCTCTGAACCCCTACATGAATGGCGAGGTCCTGACGCTCGAGTCCAAAGAGCGAGCGAGTCCTGACCCTCCAGTGACGAGCCCGAAGCCACCATATCGAGTTCCTTCGAGCAACCCTCACCGCTTTTTGGGCCATCGCAGTCAAGGGCGGCGTCAGGCAGCCTGCTCCAAAACTCgatcatcacctccccatcaaccccaaaccaTGACCACTCACAAACAGAAACCAAACATCCCATGTGGCAGACCATCTTCAGCCCAGGTCACAAAGAAACATCCAATCTCACATGTCTCACTGCAGACGCCCACGTTCATCCAACAAGACATCCGACCAGTCAAGTCATGAAGAAGCAAAAATAACAGTCTCTTACAATTTGTCTTTCTCTTCaaatacatacatacatccGAAGGCAAGTTTCCCCGAGAAAACTACtacctacccacccacctAACAGAcaataaataaaaaaataaaaataaaaaccaGCTTTCATTCTtttacccctccctcccctgaTCTGCCTGCTGCCAAAGAGGGAaagcgtgtgtgtgtgcttcGAAACAAAAAGAATACAAAAATGTGACAGCCACCTCCGCTCCAAAACTCTCGGCCCCTTATTCCTTCATCTCAATCCTCCTGATACgaaatcttcctcatctcacCCAACCTCTGCCTGGCCGCAGACAGCGCATTCTCCAGCTGAAGGATCTCGACCTATACAATTTCACCACGTTAGCCAcccgcctcaccaccatgCCCCCCCCCGCGCGCGCCTTTAAAGGGAGGAAAAAAACATACCTGCTGCTCCATCTCCCGAACCTTAAACTCATGGCTCCCCAGCTTGCTATAATCAATCTGCTCATTCTCCATCCCGTTCctctccttgatgatggcctgCACCTGCCTCACCAACGCTCTGCAGGCCGCACCGACAGCCTTGCTCGCCTGCTCGAGGCTCTCCTGGCTCTTGCTCATGAAGCCGGCCTTGACTCTGCTGGCCGCCACCAGCTGCGCCGTCGAGGCGGCCACGTCATTGGAGGCAACAATCAGCTGCTCGGGGGTGTTCCTGTTGGAAATGACACCGTCGGCCGTCTCAATGAGGGTGTTGGTCGAGGTGGCCACCGCCTTGGCAGCAGAGATCAAACCCTCGGTCCAGCggttgttcttcttgtaGAAGGccgtcttggaggaggagccccTACCGGCTTGGACGATTTCctgctgggtggtggtggcagccttgatgagctgggcgatggcggtggtgatggccatggcggcgtCGAGAATAGAGTCGTGGACGCTGAGCTCGTAGGTGGAATACCCGTCGCGAGGCTtgttcttgagcttctggaggcgagccacagcagcagcaatggcGTCAGCCGCACGGTTGAGTTCCTGGTCGACCACCTCGCCGAGGTCTCCCTTGTTGGCAAGCTTGCCGAAGCCGGGAGCGAAGCCCTCGACGGACTTGTTGAGCCTCTGCAGGTTCATCTGGACttcgttgttgctgttgatgacgaCGTCTGTCTTCTGAAGGGGGTCCATCCCCTCCAGACGGAAGCTCAACAGGCTGCGGAAGAACTTGACCGTGGAGTGAGCCGACTGCCGGGCACCGTTGGCAAGGGcatcggccttcttctcatcggTGGCCAGACGCATGAGACCCTTGGAGTTGCTGCAGACATCGGCAACGGCACCCGAGAAGACGTTGATGTTCTTGATCAGCTCGGCGTGAGTGCTGTTGGGACCGTCGGCGATGAAGTTGTTGAAAGAGGTGGCGAACTCGGTGGCGCTGGCGGAAGCCTTCTCGATCTGTGACAAGACGTATGACGGCGAGGCATTCTGGTTACCGGCCTGCATGGTCGAGTCGAGCTCGTAAATGGCATCATCCACACGCTGGACGCCGGCCTGAAGAACCGAGTCGATAATCTCGTTGATCTTGTCAAGCTGGGCCAGGATGATGGCGTCGAGCTGGCCGTCAAGAGCCTGATCCGACACACCCTGGTTGTTCTTCAGCTCGTTGAGCTCGATCAGCGTCTGATCCATGCCGGCCTTGTacacctccagctcctcctccttctcgcgGAGGAGCATCTCCAAGTCGGAACTCCCCTCCCTAAGCTTGGCCTGAGCATCCTCAAGAGCCCGCGTCTTGTTGCGCAGGGCCTCCTCGAGATCGGCCATCTCGCGGTTGTACTTGGAGAGCATGGTGGAGAGCTCATTGCCCTTGCTACGCTCCAGATTGTCCGCACGGTCGAGAGCCATGCGCAGCTCAcgcttgagcttctcgacctcgTCCTTGTTGGAACCCGTCAGCCTGTCCTTCTCGTGAAGAGCTCTGTCGCGCTCGCGAATCATGTCCGCGAGCTCGAGGTTCTTCGTCTTGATCTCGcgctccagcttctcgcGCCTGTCGATCGCCTCCTGGGCCGAGGCGGCCTTGAGCTGAACAGCCTTGAATTTCTGAAGAAGATCGAGGTGTTCGTGACGAAGCTGAGAGTAGAGCTTGGCGAGAGCCTCGTACTTTGACCTCCAAGTGTTGACCTGCTCCTGCAACGACCTGATCTGGTCGTCTCTGCTGGCGAGCTGCTGCCCAAAGTTGCCCTGGATTGTGGCGAGCTCGCCCTCGAGGGCCTTGACCCGCTGATCGTACTGCTGAAGCATGAGCTGATCACGCTCGTACTGGGCACGGGCGTTCAGGTTCTCTTGTTCCAGTTCCGCCAGCCGGCCCTGCGTCTGCCACTGCGCCTGCTGATTTCTCAGAGCCTCCTGttcccgctgctgctgttccatcagccgccgctgctgctcctcaaAGTCCCGTTGCGCCTGTAGCTGAGCCTGCTGTTGGGCATGAAgggcctgctgctgctgggcctCCAACAcgcgctgctgctcctcgtACTCGCGGTTCTGGCGATCAATCTCGCTCTTCCAGAACTCGTTCATCTGATCGGGCTCCTCGGACTTGGGTAccggtggcggaggagtcGGTTGCTTCTCGATTTCTTGCTTGGGGCGGGCCGGCAACGCTGGCGCCGACTCATCCTCGGCGAGGAGGTTCGGTGGGTCTTGCGGAAGCTTCGGAATGGTGATGAGACTGGTGAGGTAGCGAATATTGGAGCACTCGTAGTAGTACTTGACAAGGCGGTAGTGCTGAGCATTGTACCTCTCCCGAAGCGGCTCCAGGGCATCGTTGTCACCAGTGGCCGAGTGCATGGCCCGGAGCATGCTCGTGATGAACTTGTAGATACCATAACTCTCCGTGACGAGAGGCACAAGGGCCGAAATCCGGCATTCGTTCTGGCCAGTGGTTCGGAAGTGGGAGAAGATGAGCTTCTGGAACTGATCAATCTTGTCTTGCAGCGTCATGAGGTCGGTGATCGTCTCGTATCCCTCGTTCGGGTCGTTGATAGCCTTGAGACTGATATACTCCTCGTACTCGAACGTGCCGTTGAACTctgggtgttgctggtggaaCGAAAGCTTCGCGAGCAAGTAGTAGACATATTCCTTGATCAGTGGGCCGTATCCGCGCATGCCCTCGCCCGACATGCCGCGGTTCAAGCTATCGATCCACGACCTGTTGTTCAGCGCCTCCCTGAGGGTGCTGGGGTGGCCTTCTTGGAGAACCTTGTGGACTGTGATGAGAGCCTTGAAGGTCTGGACCTCGTCGGCGAGGATGGGCTGGACCTTCAGACCAGCCCAGAAGGACTGGGAGGACTTGTGGTCCCAGGTGTAGACAATGCAACTCCTAACATGCTTGCGCTTCGGTGCCGTCTCGTCGGGGCTCGTAGCtttcttgatgttgatggcgaGCTCGGCTTCGGACCTGGATGACATGATGGGTCAGTATGGGGGGGGTGCTATGTTTTTATGTCCACATGTTGCAACAGTCAAACGGCGGGCAATGGGCGCGGCAGACTGCATACGTGCGTctttgggtgggtgggaaaagGAAACACACTTTGTGTGATCAAGGCTGCGTATCGTGGCCATGCTGGGCAGCTATGGACGAGAGCGAGACAAGCGAGACAAGCGAGAACGCGCTCACTCTGAATACTTGCTTGCGCTTGCTTCAATGATATAACACGCCGGCACACAGATTGGGTTTCCAGGGAGAGCAAACACACTCGGTTCAACATGCGACAGAGCCAGGCGCAACTTCAGCGATGGCCAGCCCGGGTTCAGGAGGGCTCAGGGCCAAAACAAACTGGGAGATACGGAAATTGGAGGTAATTCCAGGGGGAAAGAGAGTTATTAGGTCGTggagcccagagcttgcctCTCCCGTCGTCGTCAGCCTTCTTGGAAGTTGCATCTCTGATTGCCTTGCGCCCCAAACCGCTCCCCAACAGCTGCAGCCAATGATGGATGCCGTCTGGGGGGTCGGACCCAAGGACGGACCGGCGTGCGGGGCAGCAAGCAATCATGTGTCAGCTGTCATGAAATGAATCAGAGTGGGGACGAAGCTTCGAACCCCACCAGACAAGTGACGCCTGCCAGCTGATCCGACATGGGTTCCAGGCAGAGCAACAtgcaggtggtgggagctggTGGGAGCCTCCTTGCGTGAGGCTGCTGCCTTCTGGTTGCCGCATGCGCTGAAGCTCGTGTGGCTCGTCATCATCTTTGCCGGCCGTCACGAGGATAGGATACAGTTGGTCATAAGCTCAGAAGCATTCAGACCTTAGTTCATCCAAACTTTCTTTATGCCTCTTGACATTTTGCATTTCCCCTCCTAAATACCCAGACCAGACTTTCTCCGTTTTTTTGTACAGTAACCCCTTATCACCGACAACAGCGTGCTTGATATACtaccccacccccgccttgAGACCTTCGCACCCACCCCCGGCCAAATTCGTCGACTGAAGCAAACCGAGAATCGTAACGATGAACATCCTCTACTCGACCGTAAACAGCCTGCGGGACAGGTACACCCCCGCGAGCCACACGTCGACATTCCGCAAGACGGGCGAGATCACCCCTGAGGAGTTCATTGCAGCCGGCGACTATCTCGTGTACAAATTCCCGACCTGGTCGTGGTCGGATGCCGAAACCCCAGCCCAGCGCGTCAGCCAGCTGCCAGCAGGAAAGCAGTACTTGGTGACTCGTCATGTCCCGTGCAACCGCCGACTCGACTCGGACTTTGCGGGCGATGCTGGCCATGAGGAGGCCGTAGTGGAGGGCGGCAAGAGCAGCGATGACGACGGCTGGCTCCGGACCGGCGGGTTGACCAGCTCGCAGCCGCTCAAGGTCAAAGAAGTGCGAACCGTGGACGATGCTGGGAatgttggagagagagaagtgatcgaggacgacgatgataTTCCGGATatggaagatgatgaggacgatgaggccATCATCCGTGATGCCTCGGCTGGCGGGCAGAACAGGTATGATGGGATACGGTCACGGGACTGCTACCAGATGATGCTCTCTCAATACCTTTTTGTGGCTAACCTTTGATTCGTTCCTAATAGTGGAAGACGCACATACTCGCTCTACATTGTCTACTCTCCATATTACCGGACGCCCCGCATGTATCTCTCGGGCTATCTTCCCAACGGCCagcccctcccaccccatctCATGATGGAGGATATCGTTGGAGACTACAAGGACAAAACCGTCACGCTCGAGaacttccccttcttcgccCATCAAGTCAAGATGGCCAGCGTTCACCCGTGCAAGCACGCGCCCGTCATGAAGACACTTCTCGACAGAGCCGACGCGGCTCTCAAGCTGCGCAgagaaaagcaaaaggcGGCAGCCGCCAAGGCAGGCAGCAGCGGTGGCGTTGGGTCTCTTACTTCTCAGGTTAAggacctcaacctcggctCGGGGGCTGAGAATGACGAGTGGGAGGAGATCGATGCTGCCGACCAGGAGGTGGCCATCAGGGTTGACCAGTATCTGGTGGTTTTCTTGAAGTTCATCGCCAGTGTGACACCCGGCATCGAACATGACAACACCATGGGGATTTAGGAGGGTTCTTACACTTTATGGCTTTTTGTATTTGTTTCATGTGGCCCGTCATTCAGGGGGGGGCGGTCTTATTCGTTATCTCACGGAACCCTACATCATCTGTGGGGTGCATTTACTCGAGCAGGCACTTTCCTTTCGTGGGTAGATGAAATTACAGGAATGGTTTACGGTTTGGCTTAGGCGGCAGGAAACGGATGGAGTTacctcttgttttttttttttttttatttatttatttattttttaaATCATGGACATCAGACCTCAAAGACGGAGGACAGACATAGCTAGCTTAGCTTTTAATGGGTGCAGATTAACAGCAGAACCGCATCATGGCTTCATCATACACATTAGACTCGTTGTGGGAC is drawn from Podospora pseudocomata strain CBS 415.72m chromosome 1 map unlocalized CBS415.72m_1, whole genome shotgun sequence and contains these coding sequences:
- the SLA2 gene encoding Synthetically Lethal with ABP1 protein 2 (EggNog:ENOG503Q3C0; BUSCO:EOG09261A3K; COG:Z), translated to MATIRSLDHTKSEAELAINIKKATSPDETAPKRKHVRSCIVYTWDHKSSQSFWAGLKVQPILADEVQTFKALITVHKVLQEGHPSTLREALNNRSWIDSLNRGMSGEGMRGYGPLIKEYVYYLLAKLSFHQQHPEFNGTFEYEEYISLKAINDPNEGYETITDLMTLQDKIDQFQKLIFSHFRTTGQNECRISALVPLVTESYGIYKFITSMLRAMHSATGDNDALEPLRERYNAQHYRLVKYYYECSNIRYLTSLITIPKLPQDPPNLLAEDESAPALPARPKQEIEKQPTPPPPVPKSEEPDQMNEFWKSEIDRQNREYEEQQRVLEAQQQQALHAQQQAQLQAQRDFEEQQRRLMEQQQREQEALRNQQAQWQTQGRLAELEQENLNARAQYERDQLMLQQYDQRVKALEGELATIQGNFGQQLASRDDQIRSLQEQVNTWRSKYEALAKLYSQLRHEHLDLLQKFKAVQLKAASAQEAIDRREKLEREIKTKNLELADMIRERDRALHEKDRLTGSNKDEVEKLKRELRMALDRADNLERSKGNELSTMLSKYNREMADLEEALRNKTRALEDAQAKLREGSSDLEMLLREKEEELEVYKAGMDQTLIELNELKNNQGVSDQALDGQLDAIILAQLDKINEIIDSVLQAGVQRVDDAIYELDSTMQAGNQNASPSYVLSQIEKASASATEFATSFNNFIADGPNSTHAELIKNINVFSGAVADVCSNSKGLMRLATDEKKADALANGARQSAHSTVKFFRSLLSFRLEGMDPLQKTDVVINSNNEVQMNLQRLNKSVEGFAPGFGKLANKGDLGEVVDQELNRAADAIAAAVARLQKLKNKPRDGYSTYELSVHDSILDAAMAITTAIAQLIKAATTTQQEIVQAGRGSSSKTAFYKKNNRWTEGLISAAKAVATSTNTLIETADGVISNRNTPEQLIVASNDVAASTAQLVAASRVKAGFMSKSQESLEQASKAVGAACRALVRQVQAIIKERNGMENEQIDYSKLGSHEFKVREMEQQVEILQLENALSAARQRLGEMRKISYQED
- the ATG3 gene encoding E2-like enzyme (EggNog:ENOG503NXTG; COG:U; BUSCO:EOG09263WZ2) codes for the protein MNILYSTVNSLRDRYTPASHTSTFRKTGEITPEEFIAAGDYLVYKFPTWSWSDAETPAQRVSQLPAGKQYLVTRHVPCNRRLDSDFAGDAGHEEAVVEGGKSSDDDGWLRTGGLTSSQPLKVKEVRTVDDAGNVGEREVIEDDDDIPDMEDDEDDEAIIRDASAGGQNSGRRTYSLYIVYSPYYRTPRMYLSGYLPNGQPLPPHLMMEDIVGDYKDKTVTLENFPFFAHQVKMASVHPCKHAPVMKTLLDRADAALKLRREKQKAAAAKAGSSGGVGSLTSQVKDLNLGSGAENDEWEEIDAADQEVAIRVDQYLVVFLKFIASVTPGIEHDNTMGI